Below is a genomic region from Phacochoerus africanus isolate WHEZ1 chromosome X, ROS_Pafr_v1, whole genome shotgun sequence.
GGTGTTTTATGTCATGCTTAGAAAGGCTTTCCCCATCCCAAGAATGTAAACATATTCACCCATACTGCTTTATGATTTCCTTATgaagtttaaaatgtttgattCATCTATAATTTTGATGTACAGAGAGAGGTAGAtgcccagttttattttttttaaatgagtaactAGTTCTCCTGACAtgaattaacttttaaattcCTATTTCCCAAAACTTTTCTAAGGTTTcaatgtttaatttcatttatcttccattgtattttttaatgttttttaattttttaattgtaatcagtTGTTATCTGTATTTTGTAATTGAAATGCTTAAATCATGAATTTTTCTTCATGTGGTGTGCTGTTATGCATcctatgcatttaaaaacatatgtagTTTTTTCTTCATTAACTTAATCTTTTGATATTATGCATCCAATTatggtttcaatttcatttttaaagaattgtttacctgagcttcttaaattttaaaaatggtaggaattttatgtttttagctTTATCATGTTGTGATTAAAGAATCAGGTTTGCACTATTTGTTTCAAAATGCTTTTAAGTGAGTGCTCACAAATTTGCATGTCTCCCTTGCTCAGGAGCCAGGCTACCTTTTTCCCTGCCCCCCATCTCTTCCTAATATCAGTAAAAGCaaggaaatattttccttgttCTAAACTGTTACTTGTAATGTGTCATGGGTTACATTATCagaaaatatacagtaaaggcaTGTGGATTTCTTATAGGGTAAGTGTTTGAGCATCATTTCAAGAACTTTATGACAGAACTGTTGGCTATTCAGATGTCATTTTGTTTCCCCCTTGGTCCTTATTACTGTTTCTGAGTTCCCTTAAGAGTTGGATGTGTCAGAGGATGCCACAGCCAACACTTCCCAATATACCTTTAGAAACTTCGTTGGAAGGTTGACCAACCAAGATCTCCAGGCTTGTTCTAAGAATGTCTACTTGTCAcacatggtggtggtggggatggatGTTCTGAGCCTGATGGTCTTCAGGAAACTTCTAGCTGGCTAGATGAAGCTCGAATGATGGACAAAGCAAAAGGGACATGGAAGGGCAAGAGGCACAGGAACAAGTAAGGGAATCAGTTAAAGGGGGCCACCTACTTGGTCACTGTCTTCCCTTCAGTTCTCCACTGAGAGAAGAGCACACAGTGTGTGTCTGGTAGGTCTGGGAGTCATGGATGGGAGAGGGTAACAGACTAAGGTTTGGGTCATTGTCTTAAGATTTAAAACCCGAGCTGCGAACGAATCTGAACGCTCAAGAAATCAGCCAATACCTCCATACTTTGCTGATATCTTTATTGATATATTTCCCCTTTTCAGGTGATGGTGACAAAAGCAGATGGATCCCCACCCTACCCACCCTCCCCAATAAAATACAGACACAGATTTCATTCAGCATATACAAGCATTGGGGCGTGTTCAAATTTACCTCACTGGGTTACCAGAGCCAGGAGAGGTTAGATCTTAGGGGCAGTCTGAGCACCTGAGGCCCAGGAATTGAGCAGACCAATGCTGAAGAGAGGCTGCCACTCTGGGCCCTGCCACTGGGGTGCCAGCAGAGGCTAAAGAATTGAATCATGGTGACCAGAGCTGCCTAGCCCTGTCATGTGATCTAGAAGGTGACAGTGGGCTCCTGGGTAGTTTCCAGTGAGATCCACAGTCCCATAGAAATCTGTGCCTCAGggttctcatctgcaaaatggggataagaatCCTGCCCTGTATATATTACAGGGCTACGAGgctcaaaatagaaataatttgtcAAAAGTTCTTTTGCAAAAGGTAAAGTGCTGTAAAAATTTAAGGGAATTCAATTGATTGATTGTGATTGTCAGAGTGCCCCAGGGATAAGAGTGGACCGGCTCATGGGTCCAGGGGCCAAGGTCGTGGCAGAACTCCTATGCTGTGCCCTAGGTGGGCATCAATCAACGTGGGTAATGCCCACTGCAAAGCAGAGTTCCCTTAGTTTCTTGGCCCCGGGAAGTCACCATGGCCTAGCACCTGGGTTGGGGCTAGGAAAGTCACTGGGGAAGTTACAGAAAGAGTCACAGGGgtcaaggaggaggaagaaggtggCATACAAAGCAGGGGGTAATTACTattatcacacacaaaaatagataCCCACTGGATGCAAGGCATTGAATTGTAGTGCAGATGAGGAATGAAGGCcagcggggaggggagagggaggtgtcACAGCAGCAGAGGGAGGGATACAGTCCTAAAGAGGCTCAACTGCTGGCTCCCCTCCTCCTAAAGGGTCATGCCAATGGCTGTCAATctgcaggggaagggagggcagggagacAGACTCAAGACTATAATAATCCGGCTTAAGGATGGGGATACCTTCCTCCCTGTTACACTGCCGCCCGACCTCTTAAGGAGATGTCAAGAGCAGGCAAGCAGCTGGTCTGTGCACTTTGAGGCTGAGGCCAGAGCTGGGCCTGGAGCACTGCAAAGGCAGTACTGGGTTTCTGGAAAAAGGCAGTGGGTGTCAGCCCTTTAGGGAGATAGCTAATCCATTCACACATGGACACTGTCTTAGGGAGCTGGTCACTGAGAACCGACATTTTTAAGCCTGAGCATCATCAGTGCCCCTTGAGGAATAGAGAGGTGGGCAATTTTACTCAAAATGGGCTGCCAAGGAGATTCAGTGGATgggccaggtgggggaggggaccagcCAAGTCCAGTTCCCTGCAGGTTCATatttggggaaggggaaggaaagacactctccagctgctccagctgctgctgctgctttcccCCAACTCCCTTGGCAAAAAATGTGGGACCTCCTGGGGAACTGGGGAGGCTGCCCCACAGGGTGCCAGCTGGCACCTACAGGTTAAGGCAAACAAGCCAGTAGAGCAcattgaagaagaagaaggtgacAGGGAAAATAACTCGCGAGTAGTTATCCAGGCGGTAGACATGGATGAAGAGGCGGCCCTGCTGCCAGCTGCTACCATCACAACCGGGGACCATGCAGCAATACCTCCTGCACCACCTGCAGCAGCCGCCAGGGCTAGAGGCTCTGCTTGGCCTCACAGCCTGGCGGGCTGGGCAAGATGGTCCCTCGTCCTCTTCAtcactctcctcctcctcttcctcctcagagTCCTCAATGTCGCACACGAAAGATTCAGGATCTGGGatgcggggaggggtgggggcacgCACATGGATACGAGGCTGAAACAAAGAAGGAGAGAAGTCCAAGTTGGAACAAGTTAAGGTAAGATGAACCAAGCCTAGGTGCTGCTCAGGATTTCCTGGAGATTCTGTCCTTAGCACAGCAtttcctgccccctctccccacccccagattcCTACCATCACATCCAGAAGTGTATCCAACTCCCCCCAAAGCCTTAGGTTACCCCCATCACTTGGTGAGCTGGCCACCATGCGTCATAAGTCCTAGTGCCCTCCAAAGCCTGGCCACCACTCCCATACCCAAGTCATACATGGCGAAGTTTTGGAGAACCACGGGGGTGTGTCCGGTTGTAGGTCAGGAAGTTGAGCACGGCAAACTCCATTAGAGCGCAGAAGCAGAAGACGAAGCAGATAGCAATATAGAAATCCAAGGCTGTAATATAGGAGACACGTGGGAAATTCTTCCGGGAAAAGGTGCCCAGTGTGGTCATGGTGAGTACAGAAGTGATCCCTGTGAAAGCACAGGAGTGGAGGTGGGCTGAGCTAACAGATCCATACCTTCCACTTCTGCAAGGACCCTTGAGAAGGCAGTTCCAGGCCTCATGGGTATGTCCACTTTACCACTTACCTAAAGAAGTCCTGGCGGGAGCAGAGTCTTTCTTGAGCCAAAAGGAAATCCAGGAGATCATCGTGGTCACAGAAGAAGGAACATAGTTTTGAAAGGCCACAAAGCCGAACCGCCTACTCACATTGAAGAAAAGCGTCATGACCATGAAATCACCtggaagataaggaaaaaaaccccacttcaTTACAGCACTGCCAGGAGGGCCTCCTACATGTAGGACACACATAGGGGTCCCGTTGTTCAGCTCATAGGGTGCCCACCACAGTCCTAGGATAGAGGCATATTCAGCCAATGCCACACACAGAGGATCAGAAGAAGCCCAGAGAGAAGACTCACCACAATACCCATGGTCAGTTAAGAGCTAAGCCAGGGCTAGAACCTTAATAGCTTCTTTTTCAGTTCACTGTCTTATGCCCCAGGTCCATCTttccggggtggggggcagaacaGTCAAATGAAAGTGATAAAAGCAGTTAGTCCTCTAGATACCCGGACCACACAGCTAATGTCTACATGCCTGACTGAGGCCTCTATGTCCACTGAGGTGCCACATCTAGAATGGAGAATCACAGTCTTATCCATGCATTGCTCTGTAATCTGACACTGAAGGCCCACTGTGATCTGGCTGCAACTGATAAGATGAATGTTTCAACAAAACAGAAGAACTAGCTGTAAGTGAAAAATTCAATCAGCCCTCTAGATGTCAGGTCTGCAGAGTATATACATCCACAAGGCAGACCGAGGTCTTTGCACTCATTGGGTAGCATGTCCTTGATGCTGGCTCTCAGCCTAGATAGTGATGGCTCCTATCAGACCTGATGACAACCTCTATCTCCAGTTGGCATCTTCTGTTGTACCCTTCATGCTGTCTTAATTGTGATATATTCATCCCAATCACTCTGCAGGCTCGTCATGACTCCATGGATTTGGGAGGCTTTTCTGGGCCCAGAACATCCCTTTTCATTCTCAACATCATGATGGATTTATAATAGTTCAACCTCTGGTTCCTTAGTGAAGCTAAGCTCCAACTCTCCACCTCAGTGATGCTTTAGAATTCTTTGGCCTTGAATTAGGTGGGCCCTGTGGCTATGTTCATTCCCATCCCAACCCAGCACCGTCTGGAACCTAACAGATGCTCAGCAATTCATCCTGTTGCCTGACAAAAGCTTTGTAAAGCAGACCAGAACACCAACCTGTCCATGTGTcctcttattttagaaaagagatcACCTGCCCAGCAGGTCTGGGTATATTAGAACTGAATGAGAAGAGCAGCCTTTCCTACTCACCTTAGTAGCACTGACACTCAAGGGGCAAGACTTCTTTGAATCTtctggaaaaaggcaaggaagtgGCCTGGGATCAGTTGAATACCTGTGTCCAGAATAGTAGCTTTGCAGACAGAATTCCTCCTCCAGGGCTGCGGCGGGGACCACTCACACTTGTCCATTAGCCACAAGGTATTTATCAAGTTCCTACCTCCCTTATCCTGCTGGGGTGTTGCATACAATTCAGGATGGCCCTACTCAGCTACAACCAGTCCCTGAAAAATTTTTCCAAGTTTATATACTCTTGCTGCAATAAGATTTATTATCCTATTGACTttgtccattttgattttatttatgccAGCAAAGAAGAACCCTCTCTACTTGTCAAGAGATGGAAAGGTATCTTTGAAGGGTGAATGAAGGATACTAACACATGCTTTCTTATTCCTGAGGAATGGACAAGCATGGGTAAGGGAAAAAAGATATCTGGAGTTGAGGAgccaaagagagggagagaaagctaAAGATGCTTTCTGCTCTTATCAGCTTTATCCAGACCACAGTTGGTCACTGCACTGTCAGAGGGACATAACCAAAAAGACTGTGTCCAGAGGACTGGGGCTAGAAGGATAAGTGGAGCCAAAGCTCTGAAGAacaaggggaagaaaaggaactaCGGCTGTATGGTCTATAAAGGGACATGACCCAAGGCTGGAACCATAATACTGATACTTTGATCTTGATCCTGTGGAAGACTGACTAGACTTACTGTAAGCTTGGTAGTTCTAGGGGAAAAGAAATAAGTCTAATGGTTAGAAGTGGCAGAGACTCCAATTTCAGATGAATAGGGGGAGTTTTCGGATGGCCAGAGATTCTAGTCATGGGTAAGATTCTATTGAAGGCTCAAGAGCCAACAGTGTAAGACGACTCACTCACTGGGGGCAAGGCTGGACTCTCTGAAAGCCTCCTGAAGCAGAGATTCTCCACTTGAAGGTGCAAGGCGGCTAGAGTAGCAAGTTACCCACTGCATCCTGAACCCTTGGGAGCTGAGTACATAAATCTGCTCTGGGGGCTGACTGAAAGGATTTGGGACCAGTCCCGAAGATAACTCTGAGACTGAAGAAACCATAGCTCAAGATCAATTCATGCCtagcagaagagaaagaagtcttcctcctttcttcccaaGAACCCTCCTCTCTTCCAAGGAGCACTTGGGGCTTACCTACTGTCATTGTTCTGGTGATGATGCTGGCTCTGGGGCTTTGTAGTCACTAGGGCACCATTTTGAAACAATGCAAAACCTTCTACTAAACGGAACCACTAGTGACTTGAAAGCCCCTGGGCTTTGTCTCATCTGCCACTTCTGATGATGGGTCCCTACCtgtctggggaaactgaggtgcagaaagGCAAGAGGCAGGCCAATGGTTAGCTGGCAGAAGAGCAAGGATCCCAAGTCCAAGGTAGTAAAACTGCTTACCCAGAGGcctcaagaaaaaggaaagcattcaTAAAGcagccctctgcccctgcctAGTACTGTGTAAGCAAAGCTCTAGCCAGATGAGCATGAGCTATCCCTCAACCAGTGACCAACTCAACAAGTGAAGCAAAAGCAGATTTTCTGCCTAGCCACATGGAAGCAAAGCAAGATGCCTCCAGTGGCAAATGGCTGCTTGCGTGACTGGTTCCATCCGCATTCTGGAAACGATGAGGGCAGTGCCACCACTGCCCTAACTTGGTCAGTATGTGTGGAGAGAATTTCCAAGGCTGCTCTGGGAGCGACTCTAGGGAGGTCCCTTGGCTTCTTATTCATATCACCTAGAAACATAAGTAAAGACACTCACACCTAATTGGGAGATGAAGTTTAAGAAACCCAGGGCCCTTCCCTTTCGTCCTTGTTAAGGAGAAGGTCAGAAAACCAATGATCACCATGTCCAGGTTGAAGCCACCATGAAGCCTTTGACAGGAATCTCTGCATGGTCAGAGCttctcctttaaaataaatgttgagaCAGCAGCCATTGCAGCTGCTGAAACTTCCCTTCCACCATCCCAGTCCTCGACTAGCTGGCATTAGGACTCTAGCCTCCACCTCCCGGTAGGATGGACTTTGAATCCCACTCAACTAGAATCCCTTGGCTCGGTTCTGGGTTTGGAGAATACACATGACCTTCATTTCCCAGAGTCATGCAAGTAGGTCAGTTGTAACAAAGACATTGAAACCGAAGGGTCTGCAGGACAAAGTTAGTTGCAAATTCTTAtagcaataaaactttatttacttaCCTACACTGTCCGGGGCTTGGCCAAGCACTTACTTCTTTGCAGTTGAGACTGAGATGTAGTTacaaagtctcagtttcctctgcaAACAGTTGTAAGTGCTTAGCATATACAAGACAGGAGCCATGTTCTACAATATTTTCATGTAATGAAATATATAgcatttgtatgtatgtatggccACCTCCAGTCATGCCTACCACCCTCCTCTGGCACAAAGGTGCACTTACCAGCTAGGGTTGCGATAGTTTCAGTTGAGTTGCTCACTCCTGTAAAATCAAACTGGAAGAGCTTCCAGGAATTATTCTCATTGATTTCAAGCGTGAAATTGTCCCACTTGTAGATGATATCACTCACAGGATAGGAAACTGTAAGGCAACGTGGGAAGGAGGGTCACACAAGACTGGGAAGCCCACCTGAGGTCTCTACCAGCGTGGTGTCTGGGAAATGTCTTGAAGTCCTGACTCTGGCCTCACCAGCTGTGGGAGCTTACCTCTCTTACCTCATTGTTGAAGTTCATTCAACAGGTGCATTTACTAAGCACTCCTCAgtaccaggccctgtgctggaaATACAGAGATGAGCCAAGGCACAAGCCCTGCCCTCAAGCATTCACATTTTATTGAGTAAGACAGAGTAAACAGCTGTAATTGCTTGAATTCCTCTGAGAAACCTCTGCCCATGGGACAGTGGGGAAACGAAGGAGGGAAAGATCAGTTGGGGACACACCCAGAGGAGTCCATAGAGTCTCTGTATGGATGAGGCTGAAGGGGTGAGGAGGGTGTTCAATGGACAGAAAGGTGAAAATACCTGTTGTATTATGGAAATGCTAAAAGTCCAGGATGGCTAGCTCACAGAGGTCAGATGAGGTATGTAGGCGTGCATAGCAGGGACATGAAGGGCCTTGAGAGTTAGCCTACGGATTTTGGAATTGATCCATGAGAGTTCAGGaagaatttgaaattaagaagTGGCCCAGTCCAGATGATGTTTCAGCTAGATCACTCTAGTTCTCATATGATGATGGCCTATTGACAGGGAGACCGGTTACAGGAGGCCAGTGCAGTAACCCAGgcacaataaaatgaacaaaggcAGGAGTCAAAGCTGTGGCagtgagaatgtagagaaacAGACAGCATCAACAGAGATTCGGGAGGGAACACCAACAGCATGTTGATTGATTAGATgtaggaggagaaggagaaagaagcatCAAAGGTCTTGGCTTGGTCAGCTGAGTGGGTGATGGTGCCTTTCAATGAGACGAATGCAACATAGAAGCAACATATTTGTTTTGAGGGTAGAGGTTGGGAGGAGACCAGGTACTTAGCTTTAGACATGGTCAGCTTCAAGGTGAAGATGTTATAAAAGTTCAAGTGGAAGATGACAAAGACCTAAACCAAGGTAGTGACGGTGGAGATGGAGAACATACTTGAGAGACACTTCAGAGGTGGGTGACTGACTTGAGATGGggtggaaaggagagggaggaaccTAATGTGTGGCCCAGATTAAGCAACACAGTATTGTCAGGAGGAGTGGAGATGAGGATGGATGGCAGGCCCTGGACAACCTTAGCATCGTCTTAGGggggaagcagaagcagaaaaatgtaaagggcaaggataagaaaaagaaggggCCCAGCATGACTCTGGGGTCCCAGAAACCTAAGAAGGTACTCACAGCTAGAGAAAGACAGAGGGCAAGAGTGAGAATCCATTGGAAATTTGACCATGTGGAGTGAGCATCCAGCATCAATGGTCATcctggaagggagaaaggagccTCATTAGGCTGGCCCTGAGCACTTATGTATCCACCCATCTGGGCCTGGGGACCACCACCAACGAGTGGCAACAGTGGGATTTGAGATAAAGAGCTCAAAGGAGGgacaaaaagagaggaagaacagCTTGGAATTATCTGGCTACTCTGGTCTCCATCATCAGAGAAACAGATGGACCAACTTAAATGGGCTTTTGTTTCTTGTCCATCCCCGTTTCAAGGACCTGCCAACACTTTCCCACTCTATCACGTCCTTGCCCCCATACCACCCATATACAACCTTTCCCCATCAGACCTTCAAGTCTTAGGTATCTTTCCGACTGCTGTGTTGCTGCTCTACAAGGACAATTCCACCACCGTGGACGAGTCTTTACATCCAGTGCCCACTTGGGGTGGAACTGTCCAGGCAATGCAGTCATGCTGGTACATTCTAGTAGGGGGAGCTCTGGACTTGGAGCCAAGTAACTAGGTCTCAGCCCCAGCTGCACCACCCACTTGGTGTGTGGCCTTAAGCGATATCTTTCTATTTTGAGGCCTTAGTGTCTGTGTCTGTAAGCTAGGGGATTGAGCTCATGGCCTAGGAAAGCTGGAAGGGCCCTTGGAAATATCATTCTAGATGAAACTTTTGGTAAAAATTCtcagaaggggaagaagagaccCAAGAGGTGGTACTCTGGAGGCCCACGTACCTGATTGTGTACAACACCTTGCCGTCCTTGAAGATGCGGACCATCTGATTGGGCATGGTGATCGAGTGTTCCTGGGTCCTCTTGGAATTTCGAAAAAAGGTGTCTGGGACCCATAACAGGCTCACCAAGTTGCCATTCAGAACAAAGCTCTCAAAGCTGCCGTTGTAACGAAGACGCTCGTCATACCAAGTCTGGTAGAAGGTGATGTCAATGGTGTATTCCTGACGGGAAGGATGGAAAAGCATATTTGGGGCTGTGCAGACAAAAAACATTCCCATGGGCCTAAAACAGATAGGAGCCCACTTGGGTTTGCccagagaaaaataacattagtTTGGCTGGAGGAGTTTTTAGgtacacctccccccccccaaaaaaaatgcccAAATGGATAACAATCTGGGAAGACACATTTCACATAGAAACAGGCTGTGGTGGCCTAACTGCATGGGTTCATCACATGACTACCCCCTCGTAGGACTGTGGTGCTACTGCGACCAGGTCAATACCCTCTCAGCCCCGCATTTCCAGGGCAAATCAAATATCTCAGGTCAAAATCATTCTGAACATTTACAAATAGACACACCTTGGATTGTATACAGTGCAGCTGCTCCTTTCTGTTTTAATGTGGGGACATTAACACACGTTAATTGTTAATGAACCCATGATTATTTGGCCTCTAGATACTGTCTATCCCCTAAACTGTCTGttaaacatcaaaaagaatgttTAATAGTAAGAAGCCTGAAAAGTTAGAAATCTGCACCACTGGTATTAAAGGGAGAACTAGGCCAAGGTTGCGACACTGAGGATCAGACAGAAAGGGGCCTATTTGAAGTCAAACAAATAGTGGATGGCAGCATGTTGGCTCTGATGTGATGATAGAGCACCGCTGCCATGGCCTTGCCCTGGGGTGATCTTCACCCATCTTCCCCTCTGGTGTTTACTTTACTTGCACCTATAATCCCTTTGGGTACCAAGGTCCAGGTTTCCTTTGCAGGACCCCCAGGCCTTTCGCCCAAAGGTATCCTGCATCACACAATCAACACCAACCAGAAAACCCCAACCTGAGAGGCCCGTGGCGTCCTCAGGGTGGGGTGGAGATCAAGACAAACCCTGCTTGCCTTCAAGAATGTTTCCTCAAGGCATTCCGGGAATCACACAGAAAaaagcccccagccctgcccagccacacCAGGATTCCCAAGTGGCCTTCAGAGTGGCTCTATAGTCCCAAGTGGCTGGCAATTCCAAAGCCTAGGTCGGGATGTTTCAAATGGgcatttaatttctatttaacaAGATTCCAATCGTAAATTCCGTACACATCAACTGATAAGTAACGGTTCGATTCTCCTCCAGTTTGGCAAAGGCACCTGGGACGTGCATCTCTTTTAGCTCAGCTAAAACTCTAGAAATCTGATGGCAAGGAATTGGCTTAATGAGAATTTCTTGCAATAACTGCCACGGGAGAGGGCGGGGTGGGGAAGCGGACTTAGGAATGGGCAGTCATTCCCAGACTGGTCACTGCCTTCGAAGCTCAGGACAGGCATTTCAAAAGTTTAGGCAGGTGCCTGGTAGAAACATATAGTTGAAATCCCCAGCCTGTGGTTTGGTTTTCTCTCCCTGCAGACAACACTGTGCTCTACACAACCTCTGACTGACCACCACACCCACTGTGTAGCACAACATTGGGACTCACAACCTCACTGAGAAGTTCAGTTGCCTCCAATATAGAATGAGCATCCCAGTGGCAGCTTTGTCTACCACATGGGCTGCCACATGGGCTGCCACCAAGATCCGAGGAGACTTGTTCACTGGCAAGTGCTGGGGCTGCATGAGAAAAAAGCATGCACCCTCTCCTCACCAAGCCCTACAGTATCAGCAGACTCTACAGTATCAGCAGACAAAAGTCGGCTGGACAAGGACTGGACTTCCCATAGCTTTAAAGAACTACTGGGAACTAGGTAGAAGGGCAGACTTCTCCAAGAAATTTCATACCACATGTGTATTTGGCATCTTCTAAAGGCACTTGGCCCAGGCTAATGCATCACTTTGCTGGCCAAAGAAAATCCAGTTGTTGGCTCCTCTTTGAACCAGTTCTGTGTTGCATGCCAGGTTCAGTGACTTCTGGGTTATTAAACTCTATCCCTCTGGTTTGTCAGGTATCAGCACTTCAGGTGAGACCAGTGCTGCCAAAATAAAGAGCCAGGATATTGTAGCCACAGATTTTTTTGCCAAGCCTGTGGCATTTGGCAGTTCCTACTAGGcatcgaatccatgccacagctgtaaccagacccacggcagtgacaatgtcagatccttaacccactgagccaccagggaactcccatgacaaatttttccattattcttCAGGCCACTTTCTCCATCCCCACACCAATGATCTGAAAGGTCCATTTCCTATTAAGAGTGAACAGTGGCCATGCATGACAGTGGGATAAGACCTCAACCTCTAGCTCTGGCTCAGAACCCAGCATTTCTTAGTTTATCAACAATTTTCATCAAACTGATTGCTAAATTCATACTTATGTAGTGGTAAGCACATGATAACAGCAAAAAGCAAATCTGGCatcaagggaaaaggaaaaaaaaaggctttaaaatgtcaacagaaatacaaaaagatctGTCTGCTCTCAAGTTTCTCTTGTTATTTCCCAAAGGTTTTGGCTTCCATCTTGAGCACCTTTTCTCATGCTCTGCTCAGTCtgagggaagccagctgccacacTGTGAGCTGTCCTGTGGGGAGGTTCACGTGGCAAGGACTTTGGAAGGCCTACAGACAGCAGCCAGAGAAGAACTGATCCCTGCCAACAACCAACAACCGTGTGAAAACTTGGAAGTGGATGTTCCTTTCCTTAGGTCTTCAGATGAGATCCCATATCCCCAAGTGACACCTTAACCGCAGCCTTGTGAGACCCTGAAACACAGGACCCAGGTGAGTCACACCTGGATTCCTAACCCCCACAAGCTGATACTTAATAAATACTGTTTTAAGACACTGTTTGGGGGTCATTTTTTGGCAAAGCCCGACATAAGTACATTGGCCCTCAATAATCATGCAGCCAAACAAAGCTATGGAAATACCTTCATCTTCCACA
It encodes:
- the GABRE gene encoding gamma-aminobutyric acid receptor subunit epsilon → MLTKVLLILLGTFVILPSSIEGPYVGSWKGPTASAEDVYDPKPQAPETELPSEEIQPTAVETYDRLGKLPAATHILDSILNNYDYKLRPGIGERPTVVTVELSVNTLGPISILDMEYTIDITFYQTWYDERLRYNGSFESFVLNGNLVSLLWVPDTFFRNSKRTQEHSITMPNQMVRIFKDGKVLYTIRMTIDAGCSLHMVKFPMDSHSCPLSFSSFSYPVSDIIYKWDNFTLEINENNSWKLFQFDFTGVSNSTETIATLAGDFMVMTLFFNVSRRFGFVAFQNYVPSSVTTMISWISFWLKKDSAPARTSLGITSVLTMTTLGTFSRKNFPRVSYITALDFYIAICFVFCFCALMEFAVLNFLTYNRTHPRGSPKLRHPRIHVRAPTPPRIPDPESFVCDIEDSEEEEEEESDEEDEGPSCPARQAVRPSRASSPGGCCRWCRRYCCMVPGCDGSSWQQGRLFIHVYRLDNYSRVIFPVTFFFFNVLYWLVCLNL